In Pseudobdellovibrionaceae bacterium, the following proteins share a genomic window:
- the bcrB gene encoding benzoyl-CoA reductase subunit B yields the protein MSDTKDQTKTVEKEESMLLQKKMIGDHFKALTTAKQDNKKVVYTFVPGNLNELIWALDMLPVHPEINALQSAMRKKTGAYVLEAEKHGHSEDVCTYVKADIGMLRRGNIGPTGDPLPEPDLLLLSYTGCFTFMKWFELLKQEYNCPVVMLHVPYQAEGKVTPEMRDYVVKQLKDVVIPKMEEISGNKLDMDRLGELLNSSGRAENDLVAVWESAKNKPSPIDAYFGGVYYIGPIFSAFRGLPQAEEYYRTLRGEVEERVRQGLGPITPDGVMTKEKYRLVVEGPPNWTSFREFWKMFYDEGAVVVGSTYTKVGGYYSDGFRHNGSYPLESLAEYCLGCYTNHNLTDRVGILEKYIKDYDADGFVINSIKSCNSFSAGQLMMLRELESRTGRAGGFIESDLVDPRYFSAANIKNRLESYFQMIDAKRDGRRAPESTL from the coding sequence ATGAGCGATACAAAAGATCAAACCAAAACAGTGGAAAAAGAAGAGAGTATGCTTCTGCAGAAGAAGATGATCGGCGATCACTTCAAGGCCTTGACCACGGCCAAGCAGGACAACAAAAAGGTGGTTTACACCTTTGTTCCGGGCAACCTCAATGAGCTGATTTGGGCCCTTGATATGCTACCGGTCCACCCTGAGATCAATGCTCTGCAATCGGCAATGCGCAAAAAGACCGGAGCCTATGTCCTAGAGGCAGAGAAACACGGCCATTCGGAAGACGTCTGCACCTATGTGAAAGCGGATATCGGAATGCTCCGTCGGGGAAATATCGGCCCCACGGGTGATCCTTTACCGGAGCCTGATCTTCTGCTTCTGAGTTACACAGGTTGCTTTACCTTTATGAAGTGGTTTGAGCTTCTCAAACAGGAATACAACTGCCCGGTGGTCATGCTTCATGTGCCCTACCAGGCGGAGGGCAAGGTCACTCCCGAAATGCGCGACTACGTGGTCAAGCAGCTGAAGGATGTGGTGATTCCCAAGATGGAAGAGATCTCTGGTAACAAACTGGATATGGATCGCTTGGGTGAACTGCTCAACTCATCAGGTCGTGCCGAAAACGATCTGGTCGCCGTGTGGGAATCAGCCAAAAACAAACCTTCTCCCATTGATGCTTACTTTGGTGGTGTTTACTATATCGGTCCTATCTTCTCCGCTTTCCGTGGTCTGCCGCAGGCTGAAGAGTATTACAGAACTCTGCGTGGGGAAGTGGAAGAGCGGGTCCGCCAGGGCCTGGGCCCTATCACTCCGGATGGGGTGATGACGAAGGAAAAATACCGGCTGGTGGTGGAAGGTCCTCCCAACTGGACCAGCTTCCGCGAGTTCTGGAAGATGTTCTACGATGAGGGAGCGGTGGTTGTCGGTTCAACTTACACCAAGGTGGGTGGCTACTACTCGGACGGCTTCCGCCACAATGGAAGTTACCCCCTGGAGAGTTTGGCCGAGTACTGCTTGGGTTGTTACACCAATCACAACCTGACCGACCGGGTGGGGATTTTGGAGAAGTACATTAAAGACTACGATGCGGATGGATTTGTTATTAATTCGATCAAGAGTTGTAACTCCTTTTCCGCCGGTCAGTTGATGATGCTTCGTGAGTTGGAAAGCCGCACCGGTCGAGCCGGTGGATTTATTGAATCCGACCTGGTGGATCCCCGCTACTTCAGTGCGGCCAACATCAAAAACCGCCTGGAAAGTTACTTTCAAATGATTGATGCCAAACGGGATGGCCGTCGGGCCCCCGAGTCGACACTTTAA
- the oah gene encoding 6-oxocyclohex-1-ene-1-carbonyl-CoA hydratase produces the protein MKNHNLVSDHKYSEILVEKRPLLDPKGQEIKGLFNYWILLNNPSQYNSYTTEAVKEVIMAFRQASCDRSCVAVVFSAVGDKAFCTGGNTKEYAEYYAGNPQEYKQYMRLFNDMVTTIMMTDKPVINRVNGMRIGGGQEIGMACDYSIAADTARFGQAGPKHGSAPDGGSTDFLDLYVGFTLGMESCTLCDHWSAHRAVSIGLLNKIVPVMKNKNGEFISNPFVDLTPYDDWGNPSYGAFKTGTEREKAKQLAAECTTDLTLLDQEVNNMAYRLAMTMPDCLHKTIESVRKKKMAHWQQNSETNRSWLALNMMTEARAGFRAFNEGPKDNREVDFLELRRKLADAHPWNDDLYRSIMPTK, from the coding sequence ATGAAAAATCACAATTTAGTTAGCGACCACAAATACAGTGAGATCCTGGTTGAAAAACGCCCTCTCCTTGACCCTAAAGGGCAAGAGATCAAGGGTTTGTTTAACTACTGGATCCTGCTGAATAACCCCAGCCAGTACAACAGCTACACCACCGAAGCCGTGAAAGAAGTGATTATGGCTTTTCGCCAGGCATCCTGTGACCGCAGTTGTGTTGCCGTGGTGTTCTCAGCTGTCGGTGACAAAGCTTTCTGTACAGGTGGTAACACCAAGGAATACGCAGAGTACTATGCGGGAAATCCCCAGGAGTACAAGCAGTACATGAGGCTATTTAACGACATGGTGACGACCATTATGATGACCGACAAGCCGGTCATTAACCGGGTGAACGGCATGCGTATCGGTGGTGGTCAGGAAATCGGTATGGCCTGCGATTATAGTATTGCGGCTGACACCGCTCGCTTCGGCCAGGCGGGTCCCAAGCATGGTTCGGCACCAGACGGTGGTTCGACTGACTTTCTTGATCTCTACGTGGGCTTCACGCTGGGGATGGAGTCTTGCACTCTGTGTGACCACTGGTCCGCTCACCGCGCTGTCAGCATCGGTCTTCTCAATAAGATTGTGCCTGTGATGAAGAATAAGAATGGCGAGTTTATCTCCAATCCATTTGTCGATCTGACTCCCTATGATGATTGGGGAAACCCCAGTTACGGTGCCTTTAAGACTGGAACCGAAAGGGAAAAGGCCAAGCAGTTGGCGGCTGAGTGCACCACTGATCTGACATTGCTGGATCAGGAAGTGAATAACATGGCCTACCGTTTGGCCATGACCATGCCCGATTGTCTCCATAAGACCATTGAATCTGTGCGCAAGAAAAAGATGGCTCACTGGCAACAGAATTCAGAGACCAACCGTTCATGGCTGGCTCTCAACATGATGACTGAAGCCCGGGCCGGATTCAGAGCCTTTAACGAGGGGCCAAAGGACAACCGGGAAGTGGACTTTCTGGAACTGCGCCGTAAGCTGGCCGACGCTCACCCATGGAACGACGATCTTTATCGTTCCATCATGCCGACAAAATAA
- a CDS encoding 2-hydroxyacyl-CoA dehydratase: protein MARIEANKVLKENLKDYFQSFFPSEGPKPKVAWCTSVGPAELLISLGFQVYYPENHGALLGATRAAEKYIPRANASGYSPEICSYLTSDIGAHQMNETPLKEAYGIPSVPPPDVLIYNTNQCREVQDWFAYYAREFKVPSLGVFSPWKVDELNSEQVGYVARQIEAMIPELEKISGQKFDLDKLKEVVALSRKTSDLWLQFLNSARNRPSPITFFDGCIQMAPAVVLRGTQVAVDYYELLNKEIAEHVSRGEAAVPGEEVRLYWEGMPVWGKLRFFSDLLSGFKANAVASTYCDSWIFTDFDPADPFNSMAKAYTKIFINRSENKKEEVLSAMAQEYQVDGIIYHDAKTCPYNSNSRFGLPQRISDKYGIPHLIFDGDVNDLRCFSEEQTITSVESFVDQIKEAKRG from the coding sequence ATGGCGCGAATTGAAGCAAACAAGGTGCTTAAAGAAAACCTGAAGGATTACTTCCAGAGCTTTTTCCCAAGTGAGGGACCAAAACCAAAAGTCGCATGGTGCACGAGTGTTGGCCCTGCGGAACTCCTTATCTCCCTTGGCTTCCAAGTGTACTACCCGGAAAATCATGGCGCTCTCCTCGGAGCCACTCGGGCAGCTGAGAAATACATCCCCAGAGCCAATGCCTCAGGTTATTCACCCGAGATCTGCTCTTACCTGACATCTGATATCGGCGCACACCAAATGAATGAAACTCCACTAAAGGAAGCCTACGGCATCCCTTCGGTGCCTCCACCCGATGTTTTGATTTACAACACCAACCAATGCCGTGAGGTTCAGGATTGGTTCGCCTACTATGCCCGAGAGTTCAAGGTTCCCTCTTTAGGTGTGTTTTCCCCCTGGAAGGTTGACGAACTCAACAGCGAGCAGGTGGGTTACGTGGCCAGGCAGATTGAAGCCATGATCCCTGAACTGGAAAAAATCAGTGGACAAAAGTTTGATTTGGACAAGCTCAAAGAGGTGGTCGCTCTCTCACGGAAGACCAGTGATCTGTGGCTACAGTTTTTGAACTCGGCCCGTAACCGCCCCTCACCCATCACCTTTTTCGACGGCTGCATCCAAATGGCCCCGGCCGTGGTTTTGCGTGGCACCCAGGTGGCAGTGGACTACTATGAACTCCTCAACAAGGAGATCGCTGAACACGTTTCCCGTGGTGAAGCCGCTGTTCCTGGCGAGGAAGTCCGCCTCTACTGGGAAGGAATGCCGGTGTGGGGGAAACTACGCTTTTTCTCAGATCTCCTCAGCGGATTTAAAGCCAATGCCGTGGCCTCCACCTATTGTGACTCATGGATCTTTACCGACTTTGACCCTGCCGATCCCTTTAACAGTATGGCTAAAGCCTACACCAAGATTTTTATTAATCGGTCTGAAAACAAAAAGGAAGAAGTCCTCTCGGCCATGGCTCAGGAGTATCAAGTCGATGGCATCATCTACCACGACGCTAAAACCTGTCCTTACAACTCGAACAGCCGATTTGGACTCCCCCAGCGAATTTCGGACAAATACGGCATCCCCCATTTGATTTTTGACGGGGACGTAAACGATTTGCGCTGTTTTTCAGAAGAGCAAACCATCACTTCGGTGGAATCATTTGTCGATCAAATCAAAGAGGCGAAGAGAGGATAA
- a CDS encoding TetR/AcrR family transcriptional regulator → MKEGLEEILNRCSLLMARKGYYGTSMRDLAKETGYSLSGLYNYFKSKEELLFLINLHGFSAISSTLRVMLEKLDEPEERMYALIYNHIKYFLAHMNEMRVLMLGTQNLDVERSATIRDLKEEYRQQGQLIVADLFRAKTGKKLSKKELEKKTLLLFGMMNWVFGWYSPRMHGTADDLIDDIYSLFLRGLLVEREKVPNVDGIKKVYEANKTKFFLAEAN, encoded by the coding sequence TTGAAAGAAGGACTTGAAGAGATTCTCAACCGCTGCAGTCTGCTGATGGCCAGGAAGGGCTATTACGGCACCAGTATGCGGGATTTGGCCAAGGAGACTGGTTACAGTTTGTCCGGTCTCTACAATTATTTTAAGAGTAAAGAGGAACTCCTCTTCCTGATCAATCTTCACGGTTTTTCGGCCATTTCTTCCACCTTGCGCGTGATGTTGGAAAAGCTGGATGAGCCAGAGGAGAGGATGTACGCCCTGATTTACAACCACATCAAATATTTCCTGGCCCACATGAATGAGATGCGGGTGTTAATGCTGGGTACACAGAACCTGGATGTGGAGAGGTCCGCCACCATTCGGGACCTAAAAGAGGAATACCGTCAGCAAGGTCAATTGATTGTGGCGGATTTGTTTCGTGCAAAGACTGGCAAGAAACTGTCGAAGAAGGAATTGGAAAAAAAGACTCTGCTCCTTTTTGGCATGATGAACTGGGTTTTTGGGTGGTACAGCCCGCGGATGCACGGCACGGCCGACGACCTGATCGACGACATCTATTCTCTGTTTTTAAGGGGATTATTGGTTGAGAGGGAGAAGGTCCCTAATGTGGATGGAATTAAAAAAGTATATGAGGCCAATAAGACCAAGTTCTTTTTGGCGGAAGCTAATTAG
- a CDS encoding DUF2889 domain-containing protein, whose translation MKIYERNLNSSVRKVDEDHIMVETSLLDLNHSMRVEILVNTKTNVIENAVSETTKVPLKACDVPQGHINNIIGLKIERGINRKLIQILGGCDGCTHLYELALTSVRLTFNVLMGLRYDWEQWVSRSLSDDEFTKQATPHLKGSCYPFK comes from the coding sequence GTGAAGATCTACGAACGAAACTTGAATTCCTCTGTGCGCAAAGTAGATGAAGATCATATTATGGTTGAGACTTCATTGTTGGATCTCAACCACAGCATGAGGGTAGAGATTCTCGTCAACACCAAGACCAATGTGATCGAAAATGCCGTTTCGGAAACCACCAAGGTACCGCTGAAGGCCTGCGATGTCCCTCAGGGGCATATTAATAACATTATTGGCCTTAAGATTGAGCGCGGAATCAACCGCAAGCTGATTCAAATTCTCGGTGGCTGCGATGGCTGCACCCACCTCTATGAATTGGCACTGACTTCTGTGCGCCTGACCTTTAATGTTCTGATGGGTCTCCGTTATGATTGGGAGCAGTGGGTGTCCCGGTCCCTTTCAGATGATGAATTCACCAAGCAGGCCACTCCCCACCTCAAAGGAAGTTGCTATCCCTTCAAGTAA
- a CDS encoding NTP transferase domain-containing protein → MKNSLSCLLLGGGKSSRMGRSKGLVSYGGKPWLEAQLELLSHCPIDRLVLVLGPNFREYERQIPWLAKAHEGELSHSGLRVKVVHNLEVEKGPFSSLQMGLTHWAASEPMGPCFVLPIDTPCPQPDVWQKLNQYMNKFQAQVALPTFESKGGHPVLLQHDFIQRLLQVPLQDNPEARLDRQMYLLADQLRVRVPVDDPQVVMNLNTPDQWQAYCSRTSHCPKEE, encoded by the coding sequence GTGAAAAACAGCTTATCCTGCCTACTCCTGGGGGGTGGCAAATCCTCGCGCATGGGGCGGTCCAAAGGATTGGTGAGTTACGGCGGCAAGCCCTGGCTGGAGGCACAACTGGAGCTTTTGAGCCACTGCCCAATCGACAGGCTTGTTCTGGTATTAGGCCCCAACTTCCGGGAATACGAAAGGCAAATTCCCTGGCTTGCCAAGGCGCATGAGGGCGAGCTGAGTCACAGCGGGTTAAGAGTGAAGGTGGTCCATAATCTTGAAGTGGAAAAGGGCCCCTTCTCCTCTCTGCAAATGGGGCTCACACATTGGGCCGCCAGCGAACCTATGGGCCCCTGTTTTGTCTTGCCGATCGACACTCCCTGTCCACAGCCTGATGTGTGGCAAAAGTTAAACCAGTACATGAACAAATTCCAGGCTCAGGTGGCCCTTCCCACCTTTGAGTCAAAGGGTGGACACCCGGTTCTTCTCCAACACGACTTCATTCAGCGCCTACTTCAGGTTCCTCTACAGGACAACCCTGAGGCTCGTTTGGATCGGCAAATGTATCTTCTCGCCGACCAGCTTCGGGTGCGCGTGCCAGTCGATGACCCTCAAGTGGTGATGAACCTCAACACTCCTGACCAGTGGCAGGCCTACTGCTCGCGGACAAGCCATTGCCCCAAGGAAGAATAA
- the bcrC gene encoding benzoyl-CoA reductase subunit C, whose protein sequence is MNVKEIISYCENLYNDLDFTYVKDWKNRTGGKAVGYLPVYVPREVIHAAGMLPVGVMGGGSDLEIIKGDAYFQSYICHIPRSTIELGVSGRLDCMDGMLFPAICDVIRNLSGMWQMLFKDKFVKYMDLPQNFDKAIGGEFYKFEMRTLAADLEKLGGKKVTEEALNHSIQLYNENRRALAALYKMRSEQPHLVWTSEVYLLLRAANIMDVEEHTKLVKQYMEQVVHEKRNKMDNIRVVVSGAFCEQPPLALIKGLEQSGCYIVEDDWVLGVRFIEGDIKPSADPLESLASAYLFHGVETASKYEDKAEKGAFLVDQVKRLNAEGVIFCAPSFCDPALLERPMLTEALTRANIPFTSFNYSENTGQFSVFKEQTGTFADSIKLWGC, encoded by the coding sequence GTGAACGTGAAAGAGATCATTTCGTACTGTGAAAATCTGTACAATGACCTGGACTTTACCTATGTCAAAGACTGGAAGAATCGCACGGGTGGCAAGGCCGTTGGCTATCTGCCAGTCTATGTGCCCCGCGAGGTGATTCATGCAGCGGGAATGTTGCCGGTGGGAGTCATGGGTGGTGGATCTGATTTGGAGATCATCAAAGGCGATGCCTACTTTCAATCCTATATTTGCCATATTCCCAGGTCGACGATTGAGTTGGGTGTGTCGGGGCGTCTGGATTGCATGGACGGCATGCTTTTCCCCGCCATATGTGATGTCATCCGCAATCTGAGTGGTATGTGGCAAATGTTGTTTAAGGACAAGTTTGTCAAGTACATGGATTTGCCTCAAAATTTTGACAAGGCCATTGGTGGCGAGTTCTATAAATTTGAAATGCGTACCTTGGCGGCCGACCTGGAAAAGCTCGGTGGCAAAAAGGTGACGGAAGAGGCCCTCAATCACTCGATTCAGCTCTATAATGAAAACCGTCGCGCACTGGCTGCACTCTATAAGATGCGCTCCGAACAGCCCCACCTGGTATGGACAAGCGAAGTTTATCTTCTGCTTCGGGCTGCCAACATTATGGACGTCGAGGAGCACACCAAGCTTGTGAAGCAATACATGGAGCAGGTGGTTCACGAGAAGCGCAACAAAATGGACAACATTCGCGTGGTCGTTTCAGGGGCTTTTTGTGAACAACCACCATTGGCACTTATTAAAGGTCTTGAACAATCGGGTTGTTATATTGTTGAAGATGACTGGGTCTTGGGTGTCCGCTTCATTGAAGGTGACATCAAGCCCTCGGCGGATCCATTGGAGAGTTTGGCCAGCGCCTACCTCTTTCACGGCGTGGAGACGGCCAGCAAGTACGAGGACAAAGCCGAAAAGGGAGCCTTTTTGGTCGATCAGGTGAAGAGGCTTAATGCTGAAGGGGTGATCTTCTGTGCACCCAGCTTCTGTGACCCCGCTCTTCTGGAGCGGCCCATGCTGACCGAGGCTTTGACCAGGGCCAACATTCCTTTTACCAGCTTTAATTATTCAGAAAACACCGGGCAGTTCAGTGTGTTCAAGGAACAGACTGGAACTTTTGCTGACTCAATCAAACTGTGGGGTTGCTAA
- the had gene encoding 6-hydroxycyclohex-1-ene-1-carbonyl-CoA dehydrogenase, with protein MEPIKASGYFLSEFNKPLEKRDFVIDQVADDEVVVKVAGCGLCHTDITFYTGQVTPKHEMPLILGHEISGTVVATGSMGQGWMGKSVIVPAVLPCGECELCKNERDNICQKQLMPGNDFHGGFATHLKVPFRVLCETPENLGDFKLPQLSVIADAITTPYQSLKRSKLKKGDLAVVIGVGGIGIYMVQHAKIAGATVIAVDVDDKKLAAAQEQGADYIFSAKGKSEKDLKNEIRETVKANKLPRYFWKVFETSGTGAGQQTAFSLLSFGGTLAIVGFTMEKAPVRLSNLMAFDAEMFGNWGCRPQYYTNVVEDVLSKKIKLLENIQEYPLDDINKVIGLALEHKLEKRAIFVP; from the coding sequence ATGGAACCAATCAAGGCTTCAGGTTATTTCCTGAGCGAGTTTAACAAGCCACTGGAAAAGCGGGACTTCGTGATCGACCAAGTTGCTGATGATGAAGTGGTGGTCAAAGTTGCCGGCTGTGGTCTTTGTCATACGGACATCACCTTTTACACCGGTCAAGTGACGCCCAAGCATGAGATGCCGCTGATCCTCGGGCATGAGATCTCTGGAACAGTCGTGGCTACTGGATCTATGGGTCAAGGCTGGATGGGCAAGTCGGTGATTGTCCCTGCGGTGTTACCCTGTGGTGAATGTGAGTTGTGCAAAAACGAAAGGGACAATATCTGCCAAAAGCAACTGATGCCCGGAAATGACTTTCACGGTGGATTCGCCACTCATTTGAAGGTGCCTTTTCGAGTTTTGTGTGAGACTCCGGAGAATCTGGGTGATTTCAAACTCCCGCAATTGTCAGTGATCGCTGACGCCATCACAACTCCTTATCAAAGTCTTAAGCGCAGTAAGCTCAAAAAGGGTGACCTTGCTGTCGTCATTGGCGTGGGTGGGATTGGCATCTACATGGTTCAGCACGCCAAAATCGCTGGAGCCACGGTAATTGCCGTTGATGTGGATGACAAAAAACTGGCAGCTGCCCAAGAGCAGGGGGCTGATTATATTTTCTCAGCCAAAGGGAAGTCTGAAAAGGACCTTAAGAACGAAATCCGTGAAACAGTTAAAGCCAACAAACTCCCTCGCTACTTCTGGAAGGTTTTTGAAACCAGCGGCACTGGTGCTGGACAGCAGACCGCATTCTCCTTGTTGAGCTTTGGCGGTACATTGGCAATCGTGGGATTCACCATGGAAAAGGCTCCGGTTCGCCTGAGTAACCTAATGGCTTTTGATGCCGAGATGTTTGGCAACTGGGGCTGTCGTCCTCAGTACTACACCAATGTGGTGGAGGATGTGCTGAGCAAGAAGATTAAACTTTTGGAAAACATCCAAGAGTACCCCTTAGACGACATCAATAAAGTGATTGGTCTGGCCTTGGAGCACAAGCTGGAAAAGCGGGCCATTTTTGTTCCCTGA
- a CDS encoding ATPase, which yields METTHFAGLDLGSSFTKGILLDEDKQVLARSVERTGINFSEVGKEILGQMARTAGLTPEQISVVTTGIGRNNVEGIRFSKPEINCFGKGSYFLFGGPCTVVDIGGQDNKIIKLDKEGKQVFFRMNRKCAAGTGSFLEEIALKLNMKTQDMNEMAQKASEPVAVGSFCTVFAGTEIIHHLRAGENTDGLMRGVYESVTKRILEMATLDDQVILTGGAIANNPVLVDLFREKIPNTIQVPDSPQFVGALGAALYAIEDYEENEG from the coding sequence GTGGAAACAACACACTTTGCCGGTTTGGATCTCGGCTCTTCCTTTACCAAAGGGATTCTCCTCGATGAGGACAAACAGGTCCTTGCCCGGTCGGTGGAAAGAACAGGGATTAACTTCTCCGAAGTAGGAAAAGAAATTCTAGGTCAGATGGCCCGCACGGCGGGATTAACGCCCGAGCAAATCTCAGTTGTCACCACCGGAATCGGTCGCAACAATGTGGAGGGCATTCGCTTCTCCAAACCAGAAATCAATTGTTTTGGCAAAGGCAGCTATTTTCTCTTTGGCGGCCCCTGCACGGTTGTGGATATTGGCGGCCAGGACAATAAGATTATTAAGCTCGACAAAGAGGGCAAACAGGTCTTTTTTCGCATGAACCGCAAATGTGCGGCGGGGACGGGCAGTTTTTTGGAAGAAATCGCCCTCAAACTCAATATGAAAACCCAGGACATGAATGAGATGGCCCAAAAGGCCTCTGAACCTGTGGCTGTGGGCAGCTTCTGCACCGTCTTTGCCGGCACCGAGATCATCCACCACCTGAGGGCCGGCGAAAATACGGATGGCCTGATGCGCGGAGTGTATGAATCCGTGACCAAGCGAATTTTGGAAATGGCGACTTTAGATGACCAGGTTATTCTGACGGGCGGGGCGATTGCCAATAACCCCGTATTAGTGGACCTATTTCGCGAGAAGATTCCGAACACCATACAGGTCCCTGATTCCCCCCAGTTTGTCGGCGCTCTGGGGGCGGCCCTTTATGCCATTGAGGATTACGAGGAGAATGAAGGGTGA
- a CDS encoding enoyl-CoA hydratase/isomerase family protein — MAYNLIRVEKKQAGQVGEIVLASPPANIITAEMMKELSQALTEFQADPKCKLITIEGEGKHFSFGASVEEHKPELVNDMLPGFHKLCGQILQSPVPTLAKVKGLCLGGGFEVAMACTFVFAEEKAKFAVPEIQLAVFPPVACVLLPLKVPEAIANRIILGGEQWTSTTLDQYGLVNQVAGDGGMDEMVAKFFETEFAKKSPQSLRIAHQASRFVVTDHYNRYIGALEKLYLKDLMSTEDAKEGIQAFLDKREPQWKDAH; from the coding sequence GTGGCTTACAATCTGATTAGAGTTGAAAAGAAACAGGCTGGCCAGGTGGGAGAAATCGTCCTGGCCTCACCGCCGGCGAACATCATCACGGCAGAAATGATGAAGGAACTCAGTCAAGCTTTGACTGAATTCCAGGCAGATCCCAAGTGTAAGCTGATCACCATCGAGGGCGAAGGCAAGCACTTTAGCTTTGGCGCTAGTGTGGAAGAACATAAGCCTGAATTGGTCAATGATATGCTTCCCGGGTTTCACAAACTCTGCGGTCAAATTCTCCAGTCGCCAGTGCCTACGCTGGCAAAAGTCAAAGGTCTTTGTCTTGGCGGCGGTTTTGAAGTGGCCATGGCCTGTACGTTTGTATTCGCAGAAGAAAAGGCCAAGTTTGCCGTGCCCGAGATCCAATTGGCGGTATTTCCACCCGTGGCCTGTGTGCTGCTTCCCTTGAAGGTCCCTGAGGCCATTGCCAATCGGATCATTCTTGGCGGTGAACAGTGGACATCCACAACTCTTGATCAGTACGGCTTGGTGAATCAGGTGGCCGGGGACGGGGGCATGGACGAAATGGTGGCCAAATTCTTTGAGACGGAGTTTGCCAAAAAGAGCCCCCAGTCCTTGCGCATTGCCCATCAAGCCAGTCGCTTTGTGGTGACAGATCACTACAATAGGTACATTGGCGCATTGGAGAAGCTCTATCTTAAAGACCTTATGAGTACGGAAGATGCCAAAGAAGGCATCCAGGCATTTTTGGATAAACGCGAACCCCAGTGGAAGGATGCCCATTGA
- a CDS encoding glycosyltransferase family 39 protein, with translation MDQNTNRRQILRWLALVFLVSLVFRVLWVFLTESYSHVDGDSVCRLSATKAFVVGELDFFTSVHWLPLHFTILAIPSYLGVPLELGGRLLTAILGAGLCLLSYVWNRQFLSSRTAIVAALSFALWPQSIYLSSMALSEIPFVLFLLGGVLSLTRVSPSSRPLFWLYVSAILFTASNMIRFEGWLWSLVFSFALLVPSPHIPHTEKRDSWLRLALLWGLIAIYPLYSMMISAWKNQGDPTLFQDPKRIY, from the coding sequence ATGGATCAGAACACAAATAGAAGACAGATCTTGAGGTGGCTCGCCCTGGTCTTTCTTGTCAGTTTGGTTTTTCGTGTTCTGTGGGTCTTTTTGACCGAGAGCTATTCTCATGTGGATGGAGACAGTGTTTGCCGTCTGTCGGCCACAAAGGCCTTTGTCGTAGGGGAGCTAGATTTTTTCACCAGTGTCCATTGGCTACCCTTGCACTTCACTATTTTAGCCATTCCAAGCTATTTGGGGGTACCATTGGAGCTTGGTGGGCGTTTGTTGACCGCTATTTTGGGAGCCGGTCTTTGTCTGTTGAGCTATGTGTGGAATCGTCAGTTCCTTTCCTCAAGGACGGCGATCGTGGCGGCACTTTCTTTTGCTCTTTGGCCTCAGAGTATTTACCTGTCATCGATGGCTCTTTCGGAGATTCCCTTCGTCCTGTTTTTGCTTGGTGGGGTGTTATCATTGACCCGAGTGAGTCCCTCATCCCGCCCTTTATTTTGGCTCTATGTTTCTGCCATTCTATTTACGGCATCCAATATGATTCGCTTCGAGGGGTGGTTGTGGTCGCTGGTGTTTTCCTTCGCCCTGTTGGTCCCGTCGCCCCACATTCCCCACACTGAGAAACGAGATTCCTGGCTCAGGTTAGCCCTACTGTGGGGATTAATTGCCATTTATCCCCTGTATTCCATGATGATAAGCGCCTGGAAGAACCAGGGGGATCCCACTCTTTTCCAAGACCCTAAACGCATTTATTAG